A region of Anolis sagrei isolate rAnoSag1 chromosome 2, rAnoSag1.mat, whole genome shotgun sequence DNA encodes the following proteins:
- the ATG101 gene encoding autophagy-related protein 101, with protein MNCRSEVLEISVEGRQIEEAMLAVLHTILLHRSTGKFHYKKEGTYSIGTVGTQDVDCDFIDFTYVRVSSEELDRALRKAVGEFKDALRNSGNDGMGQISLEFYQKKKSRWPFSDECIPWEVWTIKVNVVSLANEQERQICREKVGEKLCEKIINIVEVMNRHEYLPKMPTQSEVDNVFDTGLRDVQPYLYKISYQITDSLGTSVTTTMRRLIKDTLAL; from the exons ATGAACTGTCGCTCAGAGGTGCTGGAGATATCAGTTGAGGGCCGCCAAATTGAGGAGGCCATGCTGGCTGTTTTGCACACCATTTTGCTCCATCGCAGCACAGGGAAGTTCCATTACAAGAAGGAAGGGACCTATTCTATTGGGACAGTTGGCACACAAGACGTTGACTGTGACTTCATTGACTTCACCTATGTCAGGGTCTCTTCAGAGGAACTTGACCGGGCATTGAGAAAAGCTGTTGGGgaatttaag gATGCACTGCGGAATTCAGGCAACGATGGGATGGGCCAGATCTCCCTAGAGTTTTACCAGAAGAAAAAATCACGATGGCCCTTTTCAGATGAGTGCATCCCTTGGGAAGTTTGGACAATCAAAGTGAATGTGGTGAGCCTAGCTAACGAACAGGAGCGACAGATCTGTCGGGAGAAGGTGGGTGAGAAACTCTGTGAAAAAATCATCAACATTGTGGAAGTGATGAACCGGCACGAATACCTGCCCAAGATGCCTACGCAGTCTGAGGTGGACAATGTTTTTGATACAGGGCTGCGGGATGTCCAGCCCTACTTGTACAAGATTTCTTACCAGATCACTGACTCACTGGGAACCTCTGTCACTACCACCATGCGGCGCCTCATCAAAGACACCCTGGCACTTTGA